TATTACTAACTGTATGATGGGCTTGGGTTTCAATAAAAGGCTACTGTCGCCTGGGATTCAAAGAGAAAGAGACAAATCAAGAATTAACGAAGGTGGAAGAGAAAAATAGTAGAAAAACGATTTGATAAGATTTATTATGcattactaaatttgttgtaacTCTGGTATTCCTAGAGATGACTATAGCTGCTTTAATCGAATTGTTGTTAAACTATAATAATCAACCATTGCTTAGATATCTAGAATATAGATGAATAACAATATgagttgaatttcatatagatataatctattaattgactattatcaaaatctacgtATCGGTCCACATTGCTGATCTTGTATGTGAATTGACACGTTCATTATGATCCGTGATATTCGAAAGGATTTTCTGCTCACATGATTCTGCTCTCTTTTTAGCCCAACTACTAATCAACTAGTCataaaatggacaaaatgatcttcaaccttgtaatatagatatccgaaatcttgatgtattaaaataggcagTCAACTTAATtgaccccaatcagtcgcttgcccattcagactggttggaagattttttaatgaaccacgaccgaatttcccaattacgTACTTcgactttgaaaaaaaaaattatgtaaactcgaccgccgatcacacaactatatctgtacttctattttcgattttgaaaaaaaaccacctgtttcgctcccggtgGGTGCGGCAAATTTATAAGGGACACCAACTCGaatcaatcaaatgaaatctaccaatcaaataatgaTTAGAACAGCCTGCGGAAGAATCAAACCAGAAGATCGTCACCGATACTGAACCCAGCAATCTTGAGAGGTAAGTTGATTTTTATGGAAACTAttatgataaattctaaatgaaatattgcgAGAtaacaggatatcttcttttaatcattgcagcaaACATGCCAAAAGACGACAGAGAAGAGATGCTGCAGATTCAGCGGCCACGTAGACAGAAAAAGATGATATGATGACAGCCCCGAAGACACCATAGCACTGAATTAAACTCACCGACTCAAAGAAGATCGTAGCCGATACTGAACCCAACAATCGTAAACTGTTAGTTGATTTACAtggaaattattatgattaatgttatataaaatattgcaGGAtaacaggatatcttcttttaatcattgcagctaaatatcaactataagaaaaaaccgagcttgagaacaactactcgtccaaaaccAACCAACTGGAAAAGCACACAGATGAGGCCGACTAAAATATACACATCAACCaaccaactaataagataatcgccaataatgaacccagcaatcataaaaggtaacttgatataggcctacatggaATTATAGCGATTGATTCTAGATAAAAtgttttgtcattacaggatatcttcttttaatcattgcagcgaATACGCCAAAAGACGACAGAGAAGAGATGCTGCAGATTCAGCCGCCACTGAGACAGAAAAAGATGATCTGATGACAGCCCCAAAGACACCATAGCACTGAATTAAACTCATCGACCAACAACAAACAAGATCATAGCCGATACTGAACCCAGCAATCGTTATTAAAGGTAAGTTGATTTACatagaaattattatgattaatgtTAAAAGAAATATTGGGGGAATACAGGATATGTTCTTTGATTCATTTCAGCTGAATCACATCTATAAGGAAAAGCTCAGCCTGAGATCAACTAGTCATCTAGAATCTACTGATTAAAACCACCTAAACTCAGCGATCTTGAAAGGTAAGTTGATTTACAtggaaattattatgataaatGTTATAGCCTATGATATATTGTGTGAATACAGGATATgttctttaattcatttcagctAAATCAAATCTATAAGAAAGCATTCTTATAGGAGgcatttaattatcaaaatctatgcCCCGGTCCACATTGCTGATCTGATATATACTCGGCATCTTATTCTACAGTCATTAGTCTCAAACAGTGAGGAACTAATGCTGCATCTACAATGAATTATCGGGGGCTAAAACTAATGTTCGAATACACCGAAGACGACAAAGAAGAGATGCTGCACATTCAGCCGCCACCGAGACAGAAAAAGATGATCTGACGACAGCCCCAAAGACACCATAGCACTGAATTAAACTCATCGACCAATGACAAACAAGATCGTAGGATATGTTCAATTAATTTCAGCTAAATCAAATCTATAAGAAAGCATTCTTATAGGAGGCATTTAATAATCAAAATCTATGCCCTGGTCCACATTGCTGATCTGATATATACTCGGCATCTTAATCTACAGTCATTAGTCTCAAACAGTGAGGAACTAATGCTGCATCTACAATGAATTATCGGGGGCTAAAACTAATGTTCGAATACACTGAAAACGACAAAAGAAGAGATGCTGCACATTCAGCCACCACCGAGACAGAAAAAGATGATCTGACGACAGCCCTCAAAGACACCATAGCACTGAATTAAACTCATCGACCAACGACAAACAAGATCGTAGCCGATACTGAACCCAGCAATCGTTAaaggtaagttgatttttattgaaattattatgattaatgctaaatgaaatattgcgAGAtaacaggatatcttcttttaatcattgcagctaaatttcaactataagaaagaacccagcttgagaacaactacaCATCCAAAATTGACCAACTGGAAAAGcacacagatgaggccaactagATACTCATCAACCCATggaaataataagataatcacCAATAatgaacccagcaatcataaaaggtaacttgatatacatggaatcattacgattaattctaaataaaatattttgtcattacaggatatcttcttttaatcattgcagcgaATACGCCACAGAAGAGATACTTAAGGTTTAGCCGCCACTGAGATAGAAAAAGATGATCTGATGACAGCCCCAAAGAAATTCATGATGGATTTCTTCTACAATTGGTGGAGCAGAGACAATGCGTGTcttatatataaacaattaaTCAGGAGCAGCTGAGACATTAGTTTATATTATCAACagttattcaggagcagctgAGACAATAGTGTATATTATCAACagttattcaggagcagcagagacaatgtGTATCgtctaaacacttattcaggagcagcaacgACAGTAGATTATgtaaagtattgatttattttacgTATCACCTTTTTACAAACAAGTCCGATAGGTAACATGGGTTTACAAAATTCACTGTCTATTTGAAGAGACAGAATAAACTAAAGAAATAGATTTAATGTTgatgaatgaatattgaaGTTAGATAATTAGGGCTCGGGGCCTGGGAAGGAACTGTTCAgatctgaaaatttcaataaaatggcaTCCTCCTGATTCTTTATATTGATTAGGCAAactgttttgatttgtaaacAGATAAATCATGTCCTTTGTAATGTGACAGTCCCTTCTTTGAGTCTCATATAATCTAAGCTCCATTAATTCATGGTATTGATCGTGTACTGTGTCTGAGTTCGACTCATAGATCGGTTGAAATACACCTAAACTGAGATAGAATATCGACAGGATAGTTCAGATAACCTTCATACTTAGTTGAACATAGCTTTGCATGATTTGTAATAATGGCTTAGTTCATAGGATGAATTGGTCTTTTATTCGATTATTACGGTAATATTAGAATTAgtgattcattttatatttcctGAGTGTGAAAATAATTTGCATAGTCTAAATGTTCAAAAGGGAGAGTGTAGTCAGTAAAACAGTTGCAACTTTTAAACGCAATAAAGGAAGTTGGTACGTAATTAGTTTGGACTCCTAAACTCGCCAAGCAAGTTTATTGGTTTTGAATAAAGATGTTTTGAAGATGATTCCTTGGCCAAAAAGTGAAGGGCCGGGCCTTCAGTACAAACTGGCTACGCCACCCGAACATCATCACGTATAGTTAAGGAAAACATAGACTATGATATTAGGCAGTGTTCTGTGTACAAATAATAAGTTTATATAACAAAGTgtcgatgtatttttgatgcCATAATTTTAAGGCCCATTAAAGCGATTTAACTAATGAGTAGAATATCTCGATTTTCACATAGAGTTTTAGCATTGTGTTTCCATGTAGGTGATCCTAGCTAGTTATATGAAACTTATATCATAGTACATTGTATCCACAGAGGTATGAGAGGTAATACTAGgaataatgtaatataaaggaatgaataataatggccagcaatgattttgatcgttttgattttgtttatagctgttttaacTTCTTTCATTGTCATCCATATCATAAGGTTGAGTGGCTTTCAATGACCACTTAACTTCAAATCGGGGTGTTTAATAAGGAAACTATTATTTAGGTGCAGCAGTGAATTTGTAGCACTTTTTTAAGTGAGGCCATAATTTCACCGCTAAAAAATTCCTGATGATGTAAATATTAATAAATAGTACAAAATACAGAGAAcataatttaaaaacaaattgataaaaactacataacaaaataaataatatgaaaaaaacaaatgaaattataaagtaatgaaaaaataaacaaaaccaacaaacaattagttaatataggccgtcatcatcaggaattttttttaaatcaactcATCTAATTATTAAAGGGTTCTTCTTTCATAGAAAAACCTTCTCCGTGTTTCCCAACCTCTCgagatcttttctgttgttgttttaagcattctatcggctcagtaataaacaaaacaaataaccataaaccttaaATAAATCACACACACTAAAATAATATCTGTTTCGATAGAATGCTTCAAATAACTGATGAAAGATCACGCGTCCTATAACCTATGTTTCACACCCTGTCACTGCTGTAACTGTTAATTGTTTTAGGGCTAATATCGGGGAGAGATACAGTTTACtcttattagaaaaaatgttaaacagctataaacgtGATTAGTTATCAATCGTAAAATTATTGtcatgttttctctaaaataaCGTTGTATCAAATGAGCGAaatgataatgtttgaaaatctttagTTAAGACAAGGTGCAGCAAAATTCTAGTTGTCTAGTAAAaatgatgttaatgaaaatgaaatttagaaCGTTAAGTTAATACTAAGCTTTCCAGGATGACTTAGTAGGATTTGTCTCTAGTTTGAATGCTTTTATGTTACACTCTTTTTAAAATACAGTTCATTTGTTAACTAGGAACTTACATGATAATTCCTCGAGTACGTAAATACCTGTCATTTAGCAAGGTTTTGTCATGAGAATAAAACGACACATACGTTTCATTATTCATGGTAAACTTATCAATTGTCTATAGTTAAGTTTATAGCAACTATCAAACTGAGGCCCTATCAAATAAAGTGGAGCGgttctttttataaatgaggATTTATGAACAGTGTTCATTAGTATTGTCGGTTTTACAATGTCTATATAaagtatatttatttttcataactcCTACATACAATGTTGGACAGGTTTTACGTGCACTATATGGTTATGGAGGATCCAGTGCGAGCCAGCTGGCAGTGCTTAGAATTAAGGCACTAGACTCCTGCGTATATGGGCCTGATTCAAATCTGCACAAGAAGCAtttcagggtccgatctaaggaatgaaagccacttgcctgggagcaagcatatctgaaatttcacttgccccctccaaaagctacATGCGCTTCACAGGCAGTCCAATTGGTGTTCGTTGTATCGAATGGGAAAATAGCttaaaattgcactagcccggcggacaagtgataatgataacctacttgccctgatgagaatatacttgtcccgggcaatcgaacaagtgcttagatcggaccctgcatTTCAAATATCGAAAAAGTTATAATTGTAGACATCTCAGCAATCAGTTGTTTGTAATTTACTTAGCTCTATTCAAATGGATAGTTGAACAATATCTATATGATGTTACTCCATATAGCTTAATTAAAAAACCTTCAAAATACTTGGCATTAAACGTAACAATGTGTAGAAAATAAcgttgataatgtttgaaaatatcaaagttGGAAAAACTCTAGTTATCTTgttaaataatgttaatgaaaataaagatcgATTAGTTAATCTCAAGCTTTCCACAGTGAATCTGTAGGTTTTATCTCTAGTTTTAATGCTTGAATACAGTTCTGAGTTCACCCATTTGTTGAAATTACATGATACAAAAACAATgttaattaaatgaaattagatattgattatttgagaGAGTGAATTTGTGGTTTTATGTCCAGTTTTAATGTTTATATGTTGGAGATATGTTATGCAGTTTTATGTATAAACAGAATATCCTAAATCTCACATTGTCATTTGAATAGTTGATATGATTGAatgcttcatatttcatgaaataaccAAGTGTCACTTATGCCCGGCGAGTGACttcatgaattgtcaaattaaTAGTCTTAGACATTCAGACTAGTCCCAATTGTCGGTGTTTAATGGATCAAAGTTAACAATTCTTTGttcaattttgttattttcctattgattcaaattgtatgaatcaattgcagttgaaatgtttttgGTGAATAAAACCTTGAAATACCTTGCATGATGTAGCATATGTGATATTAAAAGCTagtaattttatatttttgataatctaAGTCATTAcaaggctaaaaatgataccttgtttttctTGATGGGTTGGGCCATttcataaatcaatgaaatttgtaatcagttcatttctatctgccgggtctgttatggttagcttgatcacgattaaaaaaaagtaatgaagGCCTAATATAGATAGGCAGCCGGCcaggtcaacttttaagagtaaaaaagtaaatcagattgattcattaaatcttacgctttccagagtattttgccaggtttatctctggttttagtgcggggagccatggactcttaccgtttagagtccatggttgtggGCCAAAGACGTTTCcgttttagagtctatggttggagcatggacgtataaactctagtttatagtttatacgtccatgattggattgtttttgaaatacagtccacgtgtttgaggaaCTTGCATTATAATCCCTCGAGCACaaacctggcattttgtataattgttgtatgagaataaatcTGATTGTTTGCTACTCTTTATTTGCTTAGTTAATAAGCTACAACTGTGAACTTAGTTAGTTCACCAGTCAGTGGTTTTTTATTATCTTGCAATGCACCTCTTTTTTCAACCCAATATTCCCCGGCACGAACAGGGTGCGGAGACGAGGATGTCCGGAAAATATGATAATCGATTATATCATTGGCAATACAGCTTACAACTTTAAACCTGACACTTGTTGACCAGTTAGAAGCGAGTGTTGAGCTGTCGAAGAGTAATTACGAAATTAGCGATCTTTTTGATTGTCACTTAAGCCAttaggggcggatccagaccgtattagccgtattgcccaatacggtctagaaTTTAAAGTAACCTTCGAAATTCCTCGGCAATACTTTTTGATGGCTTCACCACCCGCTAATTTGATTTGTCCACTGATGAtcggtttgatttttatataacGCAGAAGCAGAGGCTGGGAGCACCTAGTATCCTGTGATAGCACTTTTTGGTGCGAAAGTTTATTTTCCTTATGTGTTAACATTACATGATTAACTACACGGCGATTAAGATTTAGATTTAATGCAGTGAATCATTGCCCCGATTGCGCCGATATATCCTTCAAATTTCATAAACCGTGCGTATACTGGCCAGGCGAAGAtctgaaattatgaaaagaatatcTTAGGCAAAGCTATTTCATCGTGATCTTCATCCTGGAGAAAATCTAGATGGAGTTCTGGAGATGATAGAACAATACGGTATCCGTTTTCAAGGCGAATAACGAGAGAGCAATCCCACGACAATAAATTCggccaaaaatgaaaaattccgTAGTAAAATGGTATATATTTCGAGCAAGGTTTCGGCTAAATATTTAGCCAAAATCGCACGCGTGATGTAATAGTTCTTTTGATGTTGGGCTGAATATATTGTGAGATTTCTCGCCTTATCCTAGATGGAACATGATTGTGTCCATCGAAgtattcaaataatgaaaatgatttgttgaaTATTAGATGTTGCACACAAAGCAAAAAAAAAGTATAAAATGGTTAGATCTGCTTTTCGTtctgtatttttcattcagCGACTTGAAATAATTACAGTTTCAAGCCGGTGTGAGGTTTTCTAGAAAGTTACTTCGAAAATAGGAAATCCAAATAGAGATTTCCGTTTCTCGATGGGATTTAGTTGAAATCTCAAACGACGTAAGAACGATTGATTTTCACGCAGATAGACTTCGCCGCTCGAGTCGGATCCTTCGGGGCTTTGGGACCgacttgagagtgatttcCGTGTTAgatattaagtatttcgtatTCTCTCAAAAACATGCAACTCGGGCGGAGTCTTATATTGCATTGCGGCGGGTTCGTTTATCAACTTCGAAAACTGGTAAAACTACGCGCCCGAAAGAACCCGAAAGAACCCGCGAGAGACgagtaaaatataaatccCACAATCACGAGATCgaaaaagttttttaaaatatcgcaaactattaaaatttattaagcacccgaattttcggttttacactaaaacaattatcaaggAATGAAAACTTGTTCGAAAACTGAGTTGACACCGGTTATCTTACTTACATTCGTGATCATTGGCAGACGATCCCGGATGAATTGTTTGGCTATTTCGGCTTCGTCGGCGAAGAACGATCCGGCCAGGTAACACTTGTTCAATTTATAGGCTCTAGCGAATGAAAACACCGAATAGACAATGTCGCTACCGATCATATGTAATAACGATCGGGCCAAATCCTCCTTACGTGGATTCTCCAAATCTGAATCAACATGAGAAAAGGTAACTGgaaattaaaaacaatgtTGCGGCACACGCGTACATCAGGGGCAGATCTAGCCTACCGCTCGAAACTCGGGAGTCTTTCAGGAAAGTTTCTTCCCATCGGAGTGCGCCTATATAGAACCCGCGCACTGCTGATCGTTAGCGGTAATGGCCGACGAAATGCCCATAAATCGCTTCTGATGgcgtttttcaaaatttttttaaggGGAGGACGCCCAGACCCCCTTTTTGTGCCTGGATACAGGACTGAGCAGCAATCGGGAACTGAGGCTAGATCCGCCCTGTAGGTTTTTCTACGACTACGCCATTAGTTGGCAAATTCACATGACCCTCGAAATTTCCCCTCGAAAAAGTCCCCTCATTTTGTTATGTGTGGCAAATCTCCGGCACTGGTTGGCAAACAAACCATAACGTTACGCGCAACATGTGCACAATAATCACAAACACTTTTCGTCTAGGTTTAGGGTGGTTAAGATGATATAATATCTTTTGGTAGTATGGCTTTCAGGCGATTAGTTGCCGACGCTACACCGACTTGTGGACAACTTAATAGTCTTTTTTCTCGAATTTACAGGGCATGTATAAACACGTAATAGCTTACGGTTGGGAGCCTCGTCaatctgattttaaaaaatgcCCCTAAATACGATTTATACAAGAAATAAACCTCGAGCGAAACTGTATGATGAATTTCTTAGAATTTAGGTAGAAATTTCGATTTCTATAGAAATAGTTCAACTTCTTCTTGTGAAATAAACGAAGTTTACGTACGTTTCATTACGATATTTCCAAACGGCAGAATCTCGTAAACGAATTTCTCGTTGAAAGACGCCAAGTTCATGTTGGCGTACTCGTCTACATTAAGATCTTTGACGGTCGTCGTACAAACGGTAGAATCACCATTCCTAGCAAATTCCATCAGTTCGTCGTAAGTCTACAGCAAACagaaaatgacaaattcagtGACCATCCCAACTGGCAGGTCCCCCCAACCCTTCGAAGAATCCGAATCCTAGATCTGCCCTTAATTTGCTAAATAGGCTATCTAAGTCGCCTCCGGTTGAGAAAAAATATCGAgcttttcaaatattcaaattatcaatattagtagGAATAAATTGCGGGGCTGTTTGTATCTATTTTCACCTCAGCTCCGGTTAAGAGTTTTCCTATAGAATGGAACGCCGAGCCTGCTACGAGAGATCCACCAATCATATTCACGGAACCATCTTCATCGACCTACGTAGAAATATTCATGGTAAATTTCAGCAGTTTATGCTGAAATACCTGTAAAAAAACCTTTGTCGGGTTTTGATACGTAAAATGCTAAACAGTGTTAGCATGTCTGTTAAAAAGTGATGTGGACAACGATTATAGGGCCCAACAACAATCTCGACTTACAAGTATGTATCCTAGACCGCTACCGCAGAATACTAGCAGAGCTGGAAACGTGTCTTGTTTCTCTCTCATCCTGTGTTCTTCCTCTTCTGTTACTTTGACGAATTTTACGGCATTCATCCCGAATTCGGATCTGGTCGGCACAGTCGGGTCCTCGTACGGATACAAATACGCGGATTCATTCAATTCCGTCAACATGTAATGGAGTCCCTTTCCGAAACACGCGAATTCGTCCGTTAGATCGTTTTGGCTACGTTTCAGAACCAGTTTTGTCAGAAAGGAACGAGAACGGGACGGTGATTTATTGAGCAGAAAAGGAGCtatatatgaatgaatgaatgaatgaatttcattttgcaaaataaattgttacaGCATCATAGAATGTTCATTATGAATAATCGCATGAAATATTTGCCAACCTGATGCCTAGTTCACTGCCATATTCATGCAAAAATAACCATCTGCCGATCCCGGTACCAACGACCTTGACGTCTGTTCGATCATCATCTCCGATTATCTCTTCACGAATGAAGGTCGCAGCATCGCTTAGGTCAAGGCTACTGAAGGTCACCATTTTTATCTTGACctaagattttcaaaaaaagatttttatgCGGAATACCAACAGCGAAACAGGTAATGGATTGGTAACGTAAACAAAGTCAAGGATATACCGTACCTGATTTCGGCCTCCAGCGGTGTAGGCCAACTTGAACAACGATCCTCCTAATTGTGAATGAATAGATACATAGGATTAATTTCATCTCATCCTGCAATCCCATGCATTCCAGAATCCTCTGTAAATGTGATTTTAGGAACACGGCATGACAAAACTACTTACCTGCGTCAAAAGTATAGATCCTCTTGTCTCCAGGCAACGCCGTCGAAGGCAAAACAAGTTCCTCTTCATTAAAatactttttcattttgttctgGGTCGCCGCCATTTTCTATATTGGTTAAACACATAGATATCGATTTTGTTCAGGTTCATAGTCAAAACCCGATGACGCAACTGATAATCAAACGATCAAATTAGGTTTTTAGATATTACGTGTTATCAGGGTTCAAAGTGTACATAACCAATCTCATTCAATGACTTTCAAGGACTTTTTTGAGTCCGATTTCAGCACTTTAGATGCCATCTGTTGACAAACGTAAGCActagaaaaccaaaatatagaCATTATTTTCTTGTATTTACTTAAAAGTATTTTCATTGTGTTCATCTGAATCCAAATTTATTGGCATTTATATTTAATAGCGTTAAAGAactgtaaaaatgttttaaacgTTCCCTGAAATGATTTTACAGATTTATATCGCACACCAATTGTATCTGTAtcgaatatagaaatatattgttTCCCCTTCCACATGACTGTACAAAAAATTCTACAATTTTGCCATGATTGAATCACATTACGTAAGGGATTACGTAGCGTGGCCAAGTTACGTCATTACTGACGTAATGTGATTCAATCGTAATAATCTAAACTTATGAAATCAACCTCGGGGGGACGGACGGCGCTTCAGGGATCGTACATAACCCCTTCCTTCAACACTCTACTATATATTTTGTATCGATACAACTGTAAATATTGTGAACGAAATCccatctttaaaaaaaaacaaaaataaaaacaataaatttgATCTCTACGTCGTTCCTATATAACAATTGTATAGATATGAACAATAAATCGATAGTTTTGTTAAACGCATGCGTTACTTGGTATTTTCCTATCAAGAGCACTCGCCTAATTCGAGGATTCACACACAGAgcgtagactggttgccggtctctaccttcagttagactattctgactgcgaatgcaggtggcgcagaattggacaggcgaccagtctaatACAGAGCGTTGAACAGAATAGTTTGAGAAAATGTAAAGACGGTTCGAGCCTcataaaacatatatataaaatacagaCCAACCCCAGAAGTGAAATAAAGAGGTAAACGATTCGGAGGAAtatattatttctttatttttcgtaTCTCGTTGTTTTAACATTTTGAACGACGGTtcggatttatttttttaaattcagctACCCgcattgatttttatttcttaGCTTGAAAATGATCTATTATTGCACCCAGTACTCCTATATACCCTTCAAATTTGAGATACCGCGGATAAACCGGCCAGCCAACCGTCTGCAatgtgaattaaatgaaaatgatgagaaCTTTTGTCGTTGACAGGAATGAAACAGGAATTTAAACAggaaaaaaagattaaaattgattaaaatgttgaataaactgtgattttttttagatttcgcTGCATATCAAGCGGTCGCgtgtttgattttgttttccgGAATGAAATGAATCTGTTGAATGTGGGGTTGTGGTTCACTTTTACGTCGTACCAAGAAAAAATTGCCATCATTTATTGTCTTATGAAATAACGCAAAGAATATGGTTATCCTACTTACGTTAGTGACCGTCGGAAGTCGAGCGAGGTATTGCTTGGCTATATCACCTTTGGCGAAAAACGATCCGGCCAGGTAACACTTATTCAGTTTATAGGCTTTAGCTAATCCGAGTACTGTCGTTATCACACTATCGCATACCATGTGTAACAGTGACCTCGCTAGATCTTCTTTTCGTGGATTCTTTATACCTATGGATGAAAGACAAATCGGTTGAAAGGAAAGGTAGATGAGGTACCATTGATTCCGATAGGTTATAGTTACAGTATGATACTAAACAGTCCTGCAAAATAGCAGTTGATAGACTACCCAGAGGAGGGGGGAAGAAACTTTTGGAAAAGCGccctttttgcaaatattattgttatatccaAAATACCTTTCCTTCTTCGGATATCTCAGCCAactc
This sequence is a window from Tubulanus polymorphus chromosome 9, tnTubPoly1.2, whole genome shotgun sequence. Protein-coding genes within it:
- the LOC141910783 gene encoding uncharacterized protein LOC141910783, which translates into the protein MAATQNKMKKYFNEEELVLPSTALPGDKRIYTFDAGGSLFKLAYTAGGRNQVKIKMVTFSSLDLSDAATFIREEIIGDDDRTDVKVVGTGIGRWLFLHEYGSELGISQNDLTDEFACFGKGLHYMLTELNESAYLYPYEDPTVPTRSEFGMNAVKFVKVTEEEEHRMREKQDTFPALLVFCGSGLGYILVDEDGSVNMIGGSLVAGSAFHSIGKLLTGAETYDELMEFARNGDSTVCTTTVKDLNVDEYANMNLASFNEKFVYEILPFGNIVMKHLENPRKEDLARSLLHMIGSDIVYSVFSFARAYKLNKCYLAGSFFADEAEIAKQFIRDRLPMITNIFAWPVYARFMKFEGYIGAIGAMIHCIKSKS